The following are from one region of the Littorina saxatilis isolate snail1 linkage group LG4, US_GU_Lsax_2.0, whole genome shotgun sequence genome:
- the LOC138964618 gene encoding HAUS augmin-like complex subunit 7: MAGVSKQQLVQSLKTRLNALDCPYVDGADDSWITDLVFRPGEPRIRLLQWLLSKYDLKLAELVDNPQAAASGSKMDSRIQRLLYVCSTIGLCKYDDVDLIRGVETSGSSAVKKQTAFFEQLLDVVIINDAAEDPLSKSLLSPGIICESRALEDQVTADCRYMDAVASSHLPAVMLKPTVDLIPHDIRRLLQKNKTDILPDPPSVVKLTEMCQGAEKCLAGRLEALKECEEIETEQSGSHLERASTSLALVLGELSQLVLSFTYCFENEMQPWCDKSMPVLSQLGPAFKRVHHLTTEFSELLQGLHQIHQSHQHLTEGARGHAKAVNNTHSAMLVEASQAAANSFLECVDILENSVQREHSSTSLCSTQLKL, encoded by the exons ATGGCAGGTGTTTCAAAGCAGCAACTGGTCCAGAGCTTAAAAACCCGACTGAAC GCCCTGGATTGTCCCTATGTGGATGGAGCAGATGACTCGTGGATCACAGATTTGGTGTTCAGACCTGGAGAACCCAGAATTCGTCTGCTGCAGTGGCTGCTATCAAA ATATGACTTGAAGCTTGCAGAGTTGGTGGACAACCCACAAGCGGCTGCCTCTGGCTCCAAGATGGATTCCAGAATCCAGA gACTGCTTTATGTTTGCAGTACGATTGGTCTCTGCAAATACGACGATGTGGACCTGATCAGG GGCGTTGAGACATCGGGCAGTAGTGCGGTCAAGAAGCAGACAGCCTTCTTTGAGCAGCTTCTGGACGTGGTGATCATCAACGACGCTGCCGAGGATCCCCTCAGCAAGTCCCTGCTCAGCCCTGGCATCATCTG TGAATCACGCGCCCTTGAAGATCAGGTGACTGCCGACTGTCGCTACATGGACGCAGTGGCCAGCTCCCATTTGCCGGCGGTCATGCTGAAACCTACAGTGGACCTCATTCCGCACGACATCAGACGCCtcttgcagaaaaacaaaacagacat CCTCCCAGACCCCCCTTCAGTGGTCAAGCTGACAGAAATGTGCCAGGGAGCGGAGAAGTGTCTTGCAGGCAGACTGGAAGCACTGAAGGAATGTGAAGAAATA gaaaCGGAGCAGTCAGGGAGCCACTTAGAGCGGGCCAGCACGTCACTGGCCCTGGTCCTGGGGGAACTAAGTCAGCTTGTGCTCAGCTTTACGTACTGCTTTGAGAACGAGATGCAGCCCTGGTGTGACAAGTCTATGCCCGTACTGTCTCAGCTCGGCCCCGCCTTCAAACGTGTGCACCACCTCACGACCGAGTTCTCAGAG TTGTTGCAAGGACTACACCAGATTCACCAGTCTCATCAACATTTGACAGAAGGAGCGAGGGGCCATGCAAAAGCAGTGAATAACACACACTCGGCTATGTTGG TGGAGGCCAGCCAGGCAGCGGCCAACAGTTTCCTTGAGTGTGTGGACATACTGGAGAACTCTGTTCAGCGTGAGCACTCCTCTACCAGCCTCTGCTCAACACAGCTGAAATTGTGA